The segment CCGTTCTTCGCGGTGATGGGCGGCGAGGTCACGGGCCCCGGCGGCAAGCGCACCCCCGAGCAGGTCGTCGGCACCGCGCTGCGCGCCCTCGCCCGGGGCCGGGCCAGCCGGGTCGACGGGCTGCTCAACCGGCTCACCGCCGCCTCGCCCCGGCTGCTGCCGCGCCGCGCGGTGCCCGGCGTCGCGGCGCGCTTCACCCGGGTGCGGGAGCTCGGCTGAGCGGCGGCCGGCCAAGTGCGTCCGGGCGGACGGGAGTTGGGCGCCGGAGGCGGCGGGTGGGGGCGGGGTGGGTTGTCCGGGGCGGGGTGCGCGCCGGGCGGGCGGGTAGGGGGCGCACGGAGTGAACGGGTGTGGTGAGAGGGGCGTGCGGGGTGCTGTGGGGCTGGTGGGGGGCAGGCTGACCGCGGCGTGTACGGCGGCCGTACCCCGGTCCCGCGCGGGGCCGGTGGCGGCCCGGCGGGAGGACTGGCGGATGGGCGAGGGTGCGGGCGCCGGCTTCGCGGGGGATCCGGCGCAGGCGCTGCTGCGGATCAGGGACCAGCAGGGCCGGCTGTGCGGGCTCGGCTTCGTCGCCGACCGGCACGGCACGGTGGTCACCGCGCACGAGGCGGTGGCCGGAGTGCCCCGGCTGGTGCTGCACACCCCCGGCGGGCAGACCCGGGTGCTCGGCCCGGAGAGCGTCGACCTGCTGCCCGAGCGCGGCCTGGCCCTGCTGCGCACCGCCGCGGTCGGCGGCGTCCCCGGCCCCGCGCTGCCGATCGGCCGCGGCCCGGTCGACGGCCCCGTCGCGGTGCCGCACCAGCGCTGGGAGGACGGCGCCCCCGCGCTCGCCCGCGGCGGACCGCTCGGCCGGGAGCGCGGCCGGTGCGGCGACGGCGCGACGATCCGGACCGTCAGCGGCGTCCTGGTGCTCGACCTGCCGGTCACCCCGCTGGCCGGCGCCCCCGTCCTCGACCCGGACACCGGCGCGGTGCTCGCCGTGATCGCCCCCCGGGTGCGCGCCGTCGCCGGGCCCGGCGTGGCCGCCGTCCCGCTCACCGCCGACGGCGCGCCCCCCGGCGACACCCCGCTCGGCCGGCTGCTCGGCCGCAACGCCGCCGACGCCCCCGCGTACGGGCGGGCGCTCAACCTCGGCGGGGTGCTGCGGCTCGCCCAGGCCCAGCTCGACGGCGCCGCCGCCGGCCCCGGCCGGATCGCCGAACTCGCCGCCGACCGGGTCGACCGCCCCGACGGCCTCAGCGGCGAGGAACCCCAGGACGCCCTCACCGTGCTGCTCGGCGAGACCGGCAGCGGCCGCAGCACCGAACTCGCCGCCCTGGCCGTCCGCCGCTCCGGCACCGCCCGGCCGCTGCCCACGCTCTGGCTGCGCGGCGCCGACCTGGCCGCCGGCGACCGCACCCTCGGCGACCCGCTGCGCCGCCGACTCGCCACTGCCGCAAGGGAGTTGGGCGTACCCGAAGTCGAACCCGGCGAGCTGGCCGCGCTCTGCGCCGACGCCGGACGGCCCCTGCTGGTGATCCTCGACGCCCCCGAGGAGGCGCCGCTCGCGCTCTCCGCGCGCTGGCTCACCGCCTGCCTCGACTGGCTGCGCACCCACCGGGCCCGGGCCCTGGTCGCCTGCCGGCCCGACGGCTGGGAACAGCTCGGCCCCTGGCGGACCGCCGCCCGCGCGCTCTGGCTCGGCCCGCTCACCGCCGACGCCGCCACCCGGGCCGGCCGCCGCTACGGACTGCCCGGCGCCTTCCTCGGACCGGCCGAGCAGGGCCACCCGCTGGCCCTGCGGCTGGCCGGCGAGCTGCGCGGCGCGGGCGTCCGCGGACCGGTCGGCAGCCGGGCCGAACTCTTCGACGGCTGGCTCGACCTGGCCTGCCTCACCGTCGCCCGCCGGATCGCCCTCACCCCCGGCGGCCCGCGCCGCCACCGCCGCGGCGCGCCCCCCACCCCCGGCGAGGACGCCCGGCAGGTGCGACGGCTCGCCGCCGTGGTCGCCGGACGGCTGCACGAGGCCGCCCGGCTGATGCTCGGCGCGGGCGACGGGGCGCTCACCGCCGAGGAGTTCGCCCGGCTGTTCCCCGATACCGGCGGCTGGGCGCGGGCCGTCCGGGAGGAACGGGTGCTGGTCCCGGCGGGCGCCGGCTACCGGGCCGGGCACGAGGAGTGGGGCGAGTGGCTGCAGAGCCTGCACCTGGACCTGGACGCGGCGCTGCGGCTGGTGCTGGAGGACGCGGAGGACGCGGACGGGCCGGCGGGGGAGCGGACGGGGGCGGGGCCGGACGGGGGCGGGGACGAGGCCGGCGGGGGCCGGGAGGGCGCCGTTCCCCGGACTCCTGAACGGGCCCCTGAACGGGCCCCCGCCGCGTCCGCCGCCCCCGCCGCGTCCGCCCCCGCCGGGGTCGGGCGGAGCCGGGTCGGGGTGGTGGCGGGGGCGCTGCGGCGGGTGGGGGAGGTGCGCGGGGCGGCGGTGCTGGACGGGTGGCTGCGGCGGCTGCGGGCCGCGCTGGAGCGGTCGGAGCGCGGCGGGGAGGCCGACTGGTGGGCGGGCCGGCTGCTGCCGGCCGGGCTGGCGGCCAGCCCGGAGCCGTCCGCGCACCGGGAGCTGCTGGAGCTGCTGGCCGAGCGGGCCGGCCGCGACGAGCGGTTCGGCGCCGCGTTCTGGACCGGCCTGCCGCTGCCGCTGGCCGAACTGCTCGCGCTGCTGGGCGGGTTGGCACAGGCGCAGGAGCAGGCGCCGGGCCGGGCGGAGGTGGCCCGGGCGGCGGCGGCCGAACTGCTGGCCGCCGATCCGCGCGGCGTGCTGCCGCTGCTGTGCGCCTGGTACGGGCTGCCCGGCGCGGGCGCCGCCGAGCTGGCCGACGAGCTGCTGTACGCCCACCGGGCGCTGGCGCTCGACGAGTTGACGGAGGCGCTGGTCGCCGCCGCGCACCCGAGGGCGGACGCGCTGCTGGGCCGGCTGGCCGAGCGGGAGCCGTCCGCGCTGTGCCGGGCCGTCGACCGGTGGAGCCACGACCCGCGCCCCGAGCGGCACGTCGCGGCGGCGGTGCACGCGCTGCGCACCGCCCCGCACGCGGGCGGCTCGGGCGCCGGGCTGCTGCGGCTGGCGGCCCGCACGCTGCTCGCCCGGGAGGACGAACCGGCCCTGCACGGCGCGGCGTTGGCGCTGCTGGTGCGGGACCCGGAGGGCCGGGCCGAGCACCTGCCGGCCGCGCTGGCCGCGTACCGGGCGGGCGACCCGTTCCTGACCGCCGAGGTGCTGGCCGGGCTGCTGCCGGAGCACCCGGGCGAGGTGCTGGCGGCGGTGCGGGAGCGGCTGCGGGTGCCGGGGGCCCGGGTCGGCGACGGCCTGCGGGTGCTGGACGGGGCGGCCGACCCGGCGGTGGCCCGGAGCGGGCTGCTGCTGGCGGCCGAGCTGCTGGAGGACGCCCCGGAGCGGGCCGCGGAGGTCGCCCGGCACCTGGACGGGCTGCTGGACGCCGGGCGGGACGGCCGCCCGCTGCTGGCCGCCGTGCTGGCCGCCGAGCCGCCGGTGCGGGCGCTGTTCGCGCCGGTGCTGGCGGCGCCCGGCGGCGGCCGGGCCGGGCTGCTGGACGCGCTGCTGGCCGCCGAGCGGGACGAGCGGGTGCTGGCGGCCGTGGTGGAGGCGCTGGCGGCCCGGCACGCCGGGCACCCGCCGGGGCGGGTGCGCGAGCTGCTGGCGGCGGTCGCCGCGCGCTGGCCGGGCGCGGACGCCGTCCTGGTGCGCTGTGCGGGCCGCTGGGCGGGTTTCGCCCGGCTGCTGGCGTCCTGGCCCGAGGAGGCCCCGGAGCCGCCGCAGGGGCCCCGGCTGGCCCTGCTGCGGGCCCTCGCGGCGGCCGGCCGGGACCCGCAGTACGCCGCGGCCGAGGCCGAACGGCGGGTCGACCGTCCCGGCGGCCGTCTCTCCGGTCACACCAAGGGCCTTCCGGTACCTGGGCAGGGCCGGTCGCATGGCACGCTATAGGGGTTCGGTTTCGGTCTTTCGAGTGCACGGTCCGTGCACACGGTAGGAACAAGGAGCGGTCAGGTGCAGCGCTGGCACGGCCTGGAGGAGATCCCCGGGGACTGGGGGCGCAGCGTCGTCACCATCGGATCGTTCGACGGGGTCCACCGCGGACACCAGTTGATCATCAATCGGGTGGTGGAGCTGGCCGGGGAGTTGGGGGCGAGGTCGGTGGTGGTCACCTTCGACCCGCACCCCAGCGAGGTGGTCCGGCCCGGCAGCCACCCGCCGCTGCTCGCGCCGCAGCCGCGCCGGGCCGAGCTGGTCGAGCAGCTGGGGGTGGACGCGGTGCTGGTGCTGCCGTTCACCGCCGAGTTCTCGAAGGAGTCGCCGGAGTACTTCGTCCGGTCGGTGCTGGTCGACGCGCTGCACGCGAAGGCGGTCGTCGAGGGCCCCAACTTCCGCTTCGGGCACCGCGCGGCGGGCGACGTCGGGCTGCTGGCCGAGCTCGGCCGGGCGGACGACTTCACCGTCGAGGTGGTCGACCTGCAGGTGCGCGGCGCGGCGGGCGACGGCGAGCCGTTCTCGTCCAGCCTGTGCCGCCGGCTGGTCGCGGCCGGCGACCTGGCGGGCGTCGCCGAGATCCTCGGCCGCCCGCACCGGGTCGAGGGCGAGGTCGTCCGGGGCGCCCAGCGCGGTCGCGAACTCGGCTACCCCACCGCCAACGTGGACACCGTCGCGCACTCGGCGATCCCCGCCGACGGCGTGTACGCGGGCTGGCTGACCGCCGACGGCGAGACCATGCCGGCCGCGATCTCGGTCGGCACCAACCCGACCTTCGACGGCACCCACCGCACCGTCGAGGCGTACGCCATCGACCGGGTCGGCCTCGACCTGTACGGGCAGCACGTCGCCGTCGACTTCCTGGCCTGGCTGCGCGGCATGGAGAAGTTCGACTCGATCGAGGCCCTGCTGGAGCGGATGGCCGAGGACGTCAAGCGCGCCCGGGACCTCACCGAGCGCCCCTGAGCACGGCGGAGCCCCCGGCGGGAAGGACCTCCTTCCCGCCGGGGGCTCCGGCACGTTCAGCCCTGGTGCGGCGGCGGGTAGCCGTAGCCCGGGGGCGGCGCCTCGTGCGGCGGCGGGTAGCCGTAGCCGGGCTGCGGGGCCTGCGGCGGGTACGGCTGCTGGTAGGGCTGGCCCGGCTGCGGCGGCTGCTGCCACGGCTGGCCCTGCTGCGGGTAGCCGCCCTGCTGCGGGTACGCCGGCTGG is part of the Kitasatospora setae KM-6054 genome and harbors:
- a CDS encoding bifunctional riboflavin kinase/FAD synthetase translates to MQRWHGLEEIPGDWGRSVVTIGSFDGVHRGHQLIINRVVELAGELGARSVVVTFDPHPSEVVRPGSHPPLLAPQPRRAELVEQLGVDAVLVLPFTAEFSKESPEYFVRSVLVDALHAKAVVEGPNFRFGHRAAGDVGLLAELGRADDFTVEVVDLQVRGAAGDGEPFSSSLCRRLVAAGDLAGVAEILGRPHRVEGEVVRGAQRGRELGYPTANVDTVAHSAIPADGVYAGWLTADGETMPAAISVGTNPTFDGTHRTVEAYAIDRVGLDLYGQHVAVDFLAWLRGMEKFDSIEALLERMAEDVKRARDLTERP
- a CDS encoding serine protease; the encoded protein is MGEGAGAGFAGDPAQALLRIRDQQGRLCGLGFVADRHGTVVTAHEAVAGVPRLVLHTPGGQTRVLGPESVDLLPERGLALLRTAAVGGVPGPALPIGRGPVDGPVAVPHQRWEDGAPALARGGPLGRERGRCGDGATIRTVSGVLVLDLPVTPLAGAPVLDPDTGAVLAVIAPRVRAVAGPGVAAVPLTADGAPPGDTPLGRLLGRNAADAPAYGRALNLGGVLRLAQAQLDGAAAGPGRIAELAADRVDRPDGLSGEEPQDALTVLLGETGSGRSTELAALAVRRSGTARPLPTLWLRGADLAAGDRTLGDPLRRRLATAARELGVPEVEPGELAALCADAGRPLLVILDAPEEAPLALSARWLTACLDWLRTHRARALVACRPDGWEQLGPWRTAARALWLGPLTADAATRAGRRYGLPGAFLGPAEQGHPLALRLAGELRGAGVRGPVGSRAELFDGWLDLACLTVARRIALTPGGPRRHRRGAPPTPGEDARQVRRLAAVVAGRLHEAARLMLGAGDGALTAEEFARLFPDTGGWARAVREERVLVPAGAGYRAGHEEWGEWLQSLHLDLDAALRLVLEDAEDADGPAGERTGAGPDGGGDEAGGGREGAVPRTPERAPERAPAASAAPAASAPAGVGRSRVGVVAGALRRVGEVRGAAVLDGWLRRLRAALERSERGGEADWWAGRLLPAGLAASPEPSAHRELLELLAERAGRDERFGAAFWTGLPLPLAELLALLGGLAQAQEQAPGRAEVARAAAAELLAADPRGVLPLLCAWYGLPGAGAAELADELLYAHRALALDELTEALVAAAHPRADALLGRLAEREPSALCRAVDRWSHDPRPERHVAAAVHALRTAPHAGGSGAGLLRLAARTLLAREDEPALHGAALALLVRDPEGRAEHLPAALAAYRAGDPFLTAEVLAGLLPEHPGEVLAAVRERLRVPGARVGDGLRVLDGAADPAVARSGLLLAAELLEDAPERAAEVARHLDGLLDAGRDGRPLLAAVLAAEPPVRALFAPVLAAPGGGRAGLLDALLAAERDERVLAAVVEALAARHAGHPPGRVRELLAAVAARWPGADAVLVRCAGRWAGFARLLASWPEEAPEPPQGPRLALLRALAAAGRDPQYAAAEAERRVDRPGGRLSGHTKGLPVPGQGRSHGTL